The sequence CCAAAAGATGCAATAAGCTCATTCAAAACAACAAAAGCAGGTTATCTTGCAATAGGGAATTTCCTGGCAAAGCAGTGATTAAATATGAAATGGAAAAAAATTTTAATGGTTCTGCCAACAGCAGCAATTTTGCTATTAAGCCTCTTTATCTGCCTTCGCCTAAGGATAGATGAGAAGCCTCTTCAAGATGGAATTTATCCTGTTTTCCTAATAGCAAACCTGATGCTTCTTGCGCTCTTTTTATGGCTTTCCAGAAAGGACATTTCGGGCTCCTTCAGAAAAATTGAAAGGAAAACCTGGCTTATCATTGGAATAATACTGATTCTTGCGCTGTGCATACGCGTATTTGTTGCTCCCCATGACCACCGTATTTATTATGATGAGGACATATACCTCAATATTGCCCAGAACATAGCCACGCAGGGAAAGTCGTGCGTCTGCGATTATGGCACGCCTAAGGAATGCTTTTCCTGCATATACAACAAGCAGCCTTACGGAAGCCCTGCTTTCTATTCAATATTCTTCATGATTTTCGGGGTTTCTGAAAAAGTGGCTTTTGCTGTATCCGTAGCAACTTCAATAATCGGAATTTTGATAATTTTCCTTATATCTTACCTGCTTTTCAAAAAGGAGGATATTGCATTATATTCCGCCCTTGCCTTCTCCCTAATTCCCATTCATATACTTTGGAGCGCAACACAATCGCTCGACATAATATTTTTATTTTTCTCGTCACTGGCAATACTTATGCTGTTATTATACATTAAAAAGAAAAGCGCTTGCCTTGCATTTGCCTTCTTCCTTGCGCTTTCCTATGCAAGCCAGATAAGGCCTGAATCCCTTCTCATGGCTCCTGTTGCTGCAGTGTTCTTTATTGCTTTAGACAATGACTTAGCTAAAACTATAACAAGCAGGAAGTTCCTTTTTGCTCTTTCAATTTTCCTGATTATGATTTTTCCGACAATCCAGCACACGCTTAATATGAGAAATGAGGACTGGGGCGCCTACAACGGGGAAAAGTTCAGCCTGGGTTCAATAAAGGGCAATATTATAGCGAATTCCGGGTTCTTTTTTGAAAACACAAGATTCCCTCTTTTTTT comes from Candidatus Woesearchaeota archaeon and encodes:
- a CDS encoding glycosyltransferase family 39 protein, with protein sequence MVLPTAAILLLSLFICLRLRIDEKPLQDGIYPVFLIANLMLLALFLWLSRKDISGSFRKIERKTWLIIGIILILALCIRVFVAPHDHRIYYDEDIYLNIAQNIATQGKSCVCDYGTPKECFSCIYNKQPYGSPAFYSIFFMIFGVSEKVAFAVSVATSIIGILIIFLISYLLFKKEDIALYSALAFSLIPIHILWSATQSLDIIFLFFSSLAILMLLLYIKKKSACLAFAFFLALSYASQIRPESLLMAPVAAVFFIALDNDLAKTITSRKFLFALSIFLIMIFPTIQHTLNMRNEDWGAYNGEKFSLGSIKGNIIANSGFFFENTRFPLFFTIASIIGLIAGVFSFKRKVFPFLTWFLLFFFIFIPFYAGSFNYGQDVRFSLNLYPAVAIFSGLGFYFLSRIIKGLIEKNHIEKRVRASEGAVLIVTLCIIAITIVPFLDKISYFGEESWESQFYHDFIVRNAPEIKNCIVVSHVTSLFILNGVPSIQTHMAVDNETMKELKSRYDCILFDEGYWCVNDPFHREGICKQFKDQNSLSIYKQETKRDRTYTLYQVEN